The following are from one region of the Nicotiana tomentosiformis chromosome 7, ASM39032v3, whole genome shotgun sequence genome:
- the LOC138895711 gene encoding uncharacterized protein, which translates to MRGHIQRECRASRQGAGRGTTQSSSPTAATSSAHPPAQVSSAPAGCGTTRGGAQSSGGPSRFYAMSGRQSAEASSDVVTGILTVQSHDVYALINPGFSLSYVTPYVATSFGIEPEQLHEPFSVSTPVDESIMVVQIYRECVVTVHGRDTMVDLIELGIINFDLIMGMDWLYSCFAKHDCRTRIMRLEFPNEPTVDLGGE; encoded by the coding sequence ATGAGaggccatattcagagggagtgtcgagcatcccgtcagggtgcaggcaggggcacaactcagtcatccagtcctacagcTGCCACATCTTCAGCACACCCTCCAGCTCAAGTCTCTTCAGCACCAGCAGGGTGTGGTacaactaggggtggtgcacagagttcgggaggacccagccgattctatgctatgagtggtcgacagagtgcgGAGGCTTCCTcagatgtcgtcacaggtatattgactgttcaatctcatgatgtgtatgcccttattaATCCCGGAttttctttgtcctatgttactccttatgttgctacgagcttcgggatagaaccagaacaacttcatgaaccattctctgtatctactccggttgacGAGTCTATTATGGTCGTACAGATTTATAGGGagtgtgttgtcacggtgcatggtcgggataccatggtcgatcttattgaactagggatAATTAATTTTGAtttaataatgggaatggattggctctattcatgttttgccaaacatGACTGTCGGACCAGaattatgaggcttgagtttcctaacgagccaaCTGTTGACttgggaggggaataa